The following coding sequences lie in one Rhodothermales bacterium genomic window:
- a CDS encoding TorF family putative porin, with protein MLVGPRLADAQSFSLGADFVSRYVWRGVDFGESLSTQPSLEFSAGAFTIGSWASYSISASGAYANEHDLYASVALGPITVGITDYYFPFPEASEEGLDFFNYDDGGAHYLELNVGAGGTDSFPLSVSANIFFHNDDDNSVYVQLDYPFTVQDVDLGVTAAFVPMESAFYGTSNFGFVNLGLTGSREIKITDSFSLPVFVSYIINPTPDAARSFLVFGFSL; from the coding sequence ATGCTCGTAGGCCCTCGCCTGGCCGACGCCCAGTCATTCAGCCTGGGAGCCGACTTCGTTAGCCGATATGTATGGCGCGGCGTCGATTTCGGTGAATCGCTGAGCACGCAGCCCTCCCTCGAGTTCAGCGCCGGCGCGTTTACCATCGGGTCCTGGGCCTCCTATTCCATCTCGGCCTCCGGGGCCTACGCGAACGAACACGATCTATATGCGAGCGTCGCCCTCGGCCCGATCACGGTGGGCATCACCGATTATTACTTCCCGTTCCCCGAGGCATCGGAAGAGGGGCTCGACTTCTTCAACTACGACGACGGCGGGGCGCACTATCTGGAATTGAATGTGGGCGCCGGCGGGACGGACTCGTTTCCGCTCTCGGTTTCGGCCAACATCTTCTTCCACAACGACGATGACAATTCCGTCTACGTCCAGCTCGATTATCCCTTTACCGTGCAGGATGTGGACCTCGGCGTCACGGCCGCCTTCGTGCCGATGGAGAGTGCCTTCTACGGCACATCGAATTTCGGATTTGTCAATCTGGGGCTGACCGGTTCGCGGGAGATCAAGATCACCGATTCGTTTTCGCTGCCGGTGTTCGTCTCCTACATCATCAACCCCACGCCGGACGCGGCGCGCAGCTTCCTGGTGTTCGGGTTCAGCCTCTGA
- the murF gene encoding UDP-N-acetylmuramoyl-tripeptide--D-alanyl-D-alanine ligase: MDATLSFLLYGLILVASLTAAWRAWQRLRFFLHMMQLETYKPPRFAAWLSARVRSLIRVSHGLGAVLLAASALFPGAGAQSIVALGWSIAFASSRHYQGFQVKKPIVFTARMKRLAGAAIGLGLLPVLAGGIVAWTSAPGTRLPVYLPVYLGGWLIADLLAPLWVLLGAYIMLPVERALQNRFKKQAQDTLKNRQDLQVIAVTGSYGKTSVKFIVAEILRQRFNVLATPGSYNTPMGICLVVNNQLKPEHQMLVLEMGMRYRGDIRELCQIAAPDLGIVTAVGPAHLETMGSIEAIALEKGDLLEGLKPGGVSVLNADDPRVEAMASRAPGKVWRVSTEGAAGADIAAHDIAYGPDGVSFTVRDETGAEHAFSARLLGKHNVLNILLGVAVGRQYGLRLRQIAHAVARLEPIEHRLQLRRTGTYTIIDDAFNANPVGARHAVEVLGAFTGGKRAIVTPGMVELGPRQEEENRILGECIAGHADLALLIGREQTRPIQEGLRGKQFPEDRILVFDSFFDARTYLDTHLQQGDTVLFENDLPDQYNAR; this comes from the coding sequence CTTCGCCGCCTGGCTGTCCGCGCGGGTGCGAAGCCTCATTCGCGTGTCGCACGGCCTCGGCGCCGTCCTGCTCGCCGCATCCGCGCTGTTTCCGGGCGCCGGCGCGCAAAGCATCGTCGCGCTGGGCTGGTCGATCGCGTTCGCCTCGTCCCGTCATTATCAGGGATTTCAGGTCAAAAAACCGATCGTGTTCACGGCGCGCATGAAACGCCTGGCCGGCGCCGCGATCGGCCTGGGGCTGCTTCCCGTGCTCGCCGGCGGGATCGTCGCATGGACGAGCGCCCCGGGCACCCGCCTCCCCGTCTACCTACCCGTCTACCTCGGCGGCTGGCTCATCGCCGACCTGCTCGCGCCGCTCTGGGTGCTGCTGGGCGCCTATATCATGCTGCCCGTGGAGCGCGCCCTGCAGAACCGGTTCAAGAAGCAGGCGCAGGACACGTTGAAGAACCGGCAGGATCTCCAGGTGATCGCCGTCACGGGGTCGTACGGCAAAACCAGCGTCAAATTTATCGTGGCGGAGATCCTTCGCCAGCGGTTCAACGTGCTGGCGACACCCGGTTCGTACAACACACCGATGGGCATCTGCCTGGTCGTCAACAACCAGCTGAAGCCCGAACATCAGATGCTCGTCCTTGAAATGGGCATGCGTTACCGGGGAGACATCCGCGAGTTATGCCAGATCGCCGCGCCCGACCTGGGCATCGTGACGGCCGTCGGGCCGGCGCACCTCGAAACGATGGGGAGCATCGAGGCCATCGCCCTCGAAAAAGGCGACCTGCTCGAGGGCCTCAAGCCGGGCGGCGTGTCGGTGCTCAACGCCGACGACCCGCGGGTCGAGGCGATGGCGTCGCGCGCGCCGGGCAAGGTGTGGCGCGTTTCGACCGAGGGCGCGGCCGGCGCGGACATCGCCGCACACGACATCGCGTACGGACCGGATGGCGTCTCCTTCACCGTCCGCGACGAAACGGGCGCCGAGCATGCGTTCTCGGCCAGATTGCTCGGGAAACACAACGTCCTCAACATCCTGCTGGGCGTGGCGGTGGGCCGGCAATACGGACTCCGTCTGAGGCAGATCGCCCACGCCGTCGCCCGTCTCGAACCGATCGAACATCGGCTCCAGCTGCGGCGGACGGGCACCTACACGATCATCGACGATGCGTTCAACGCCAACCCGGTCGGGGCGCGGCATGCGGTGGAGGTGCTCGGCGCCTTCACCGGAGGAAAGCGCGCCATCGTGACCCCCGGAATGGTCGAGCTCGGGCCGCGCCAGGAGGAAGAAAACCGGATCCTGGGCGAATGCATCGCCGGCCACGCGGACCTCGCGTTGCTGATCGGCCGAGAACAAACCCGCCCCATCCAGGAAGGCCTGCGCGGCAAACAGTTTCCCGAGGACCGCATCCTCGTCTTCGACTCGTTTTTCGACGCGCGGACGTATCTCGACACCCATCTACAGCAGGGCGACACGGTGCTCTTCGAGAACGATCTCCCCGATCAGTACAACGCCCGCTAA